The following are encoded together in the Pseudoalteromonas shioyasakiensis genome:
- the topA gene encoding type I DNA topoisomerase, whose product MGKSLVIVESPAKAKTINKYLGNDFIVKSSVGHVRDLPTSGSGKTKTAATKTPAEVRKMSPEEKAAYKKQRDYKNLVARMGIDPEKGWEPHYEVLPGKEKVVQELKKLAENADKIYLATDLDREGEAIAWHLEQIIGGEPEKYKRVVFNEITKNAIQQAFETPGELNTDMVYAQQARRFLDRVVGFMVSPLLWAKVARGLSAGRVQSVAVRLLVEREREIKAFIPEEFWDIHADVKNTEAALRLEVTKHADKPFKPVNEEQAMSAVSQLEKADYKVISVEEKPSKSKPSAPFITSTMQQAASTRLGYGVKKTMMLAQRLYEAGHITYMRTDSTNLSKDAVEMCRDYVTEQFGEKYLPKAPISYSSKGNAQEAHEAIRPSSVTVLSGHLDGVEADAKKLYELIWRQFVACQMVPAEYDLTTLTVGAGDYQLKAKGRVLRFDGWTKVQPAVRKKNEEDQSLPAVKEGDVLSLVELDPKQHFTKPPARFSEASLVKELEKRGIGRPSTYASIISTIQDRGYVRVENRRFFAEKMGEIVTDRLVENFEDLMNFDFTAKMEGRLDDIAEGERVWTQVLDKFYADFSTQLEIASGDEERGGMRQNQMVETDIDCPTCGRKMGIRTASTGVFLGCTGYNLPPKERCTTTMNLVSGDEAIAADVEDVETESLMQMKRCPICETAMDSYLIDETRKLHVCGNNPACKGHIVEQGTFKIKGYDGPIIECDKCGSDMQLKSGRFGKYFGCSNEECKNTRKLLKNGEAAPPKEDPVHLPELECEKSEAYFVLRDGASGIFLAANTFPKSRETRAPKVEELKRFRDRISEKFYYLADAPAKDPDGNPSVVRYSRKNKEQYVMSEVDGKATGWTAHYQNGKWVEESKKKAPAKKKAAAKK is encoded by the coding sequence ATGGGCAAATCACTTGTAATTGTAGAGTCTCCAGCAAAGGCTAAAACAATTAATAAATACTTAGGTAACGATTTCATCGTAAAGTCCAGCGTTGGACATGTGCGTGATCTACCAACTTCAGGTTCAGGCAAAACGAAGACTGCAGCGACGAAAACCCCTGCTGAAGTGCGAAAAATGTCACCAGAAGAAAAAGCTGCCTATAAAAAGCAACGCGATTATAAAAATCTTGTTGCTCGCATGGGTATTGATCCTGAAAAAGGCTGGGAACCACATTACGAAGTCTTACCGGGCAAAGAGAAAGTTGTTCAAGAATTAAAAAAACTTGCTGAAAACGCCGATAAAATCTATCTCGCAACCGATTTGGATAGAGAAGGGGAAGCCATTGCATGGCACCTCGAACAGATTATCGGTGGAGAGCCTGAAAAGTATAAAAGAGTTGTTTTTAACGAAATCACTAAAAATGCTATTCAACAGGCATTCGAAACACCTGGTGAATTAAACACTGACATGGTTTACGCGCAACAAGCGCGTCGTTTCCTTGACCGTGTAGTGGGCTTTATGGTGTCGCCATTATTGTGGGCTAAAGTTGCACGTGGCTTGTCAGCCGGTCGTGTGCAATCTGTCGCAGTGCGTTTACTTGTTGAGCGTGAACGCGAAATCAAAGCATTTATTCCTGAAGAGTTCTGGGATATCCACGCAGATGTTAAAAATACTGAAGCAGCTTTACGTCTAGAAGTAACCAAACACGCTGACAAGCCTTTTAAGCCAGTTAATGAAGAGCAGGCGATGTCAGCCGTTAGTCAACTTGAAAAAGCTGACTACAAGGTCATTAGCGTTGAAGAAAAGCCTAGTAAGAGTAAACCGAGTGCACCATTTATTACTTCAACCATGCAACAGGCAGCAAGTACACGCCTAGGTTATGGTGTTAAGAAGACCATGATGCTGGCTCAACGCTTATATGAAGCAGGTCACATTACTTATATGCGTACCGATTCAACTAACTTATCGAAAGATGCGGTTGAAATGTGTCGTGATTACGTGACAGAGCAGTTTGGTGAGAAGTATTTACCGAAAGCACCGATTAGTTATAGCTCTAAAGGTAATGCACAAGAGGCGCACGAAGCGATTCGTCCTTCTAGTGTTACTGTGTTGTCTGGTCACTTAGACGGTGTTGAAGCGGATGCGAAAAAACTGTATGAATTAATTTGGCGTCAATTTGTTGCCTGCCAGATGGTTCCTGCAGAATACGATTTAACAACCTTAACAGTTGGTGCTGGTGATTATCAGTTAAAAGCAAAAGGCCGCGTGCTTCGCTTTGATGGTTGGACTAAAGTTCAGCCGGCTGTTCGTAAAAAGAATGAAGAAGATCAATCACTACCTGCGGTTAAAGAAGGTGATGTACTCTCGCTTGTTGAGTTAGACCCTAAACAACATTTTACAAAGCCACCTGCACGTTTTAGTGAAGCAAGCTTAGTTAAAGAATTAGAAAAGCGCGGCATCGGCCGTCCTTCTACGTATGCATCTATTATCTCAACGATTCAAGACCGTGGTTACGTACGTGTTGAAAACCGCCGTTTCTTCGCCGAAAAAATGGGTGAGATTGTTACAGACCGCTTAGTCGAGAACTTCGAAGACCTGATGAACTTTGATTTTACCGCTAAGATGGAAGGTCGTCTGGATGATATTGCTGAAGGCGAACGTGTTTGGACACAAGTTCTTGATAAATTCTACGCGGACTTTTCAACTCAGCTTGAAATTGCCTCAGGCGATGAAGAGCGGGGTGGTATGCGTCAAAACCAAATGGTCGAGACTGATATCGATTGTCCGACTTGTGGTCGTAAGATGGGTATTCGTACTGCATCAACCGGTGTATTCTTAGGTTGTACAGGTTACAACCTGCCACCAAAAGAGCGTTGTACTACAACTATGAACTTGGTGTCAGGCGATGAAGCTATTGCTGCAGATGTGGAAGACGTAGAAACTGAATCATTGATGCAAATGAAGCGTTGCCCAATCTGTGAAACGGCAATGGATTCATACCTGATCGACGAAACACGTAAATTACATGTGTGTGGTAACAACCCAGCATGTAAAGGGCATATCGTTGAACAAGGTACCTTTAAAATTAAAGGTTACGACGGCCCTATTATCGAATGTGATAAATGCGGCTCAGACATGCAGTTAAAATCGGGTCGTTTTGGTAAGTACTTCGGTTGTAGTAATGAAGAGTGTAAAAATACACGTAAGTTGCTTAAAAACGGTGAAGCCGCGCCACCAAAAGAAGACCCAGTTCATTTACCTGAACTTGAGTGTGAAAAATCAGAAGCTTACTTTGTACTACGTGATGGTGCATCGGGTATCTTCTTAGCTGCAAATACTTTCCCTAAATCGCGTGAAACGCGTGCGCCGAAAGTTGAAGAGTTAAAACGTTTTAGAGATCGTATTTCTGAAAAGTTCTATTACCTTGCAGACGCACCTGCAAAAGACCCTGATGGTAATCCTTCTGTCGTTCGATACAGCCGTAAAAATAAAGAGCAGTATGTAATGAGTGAAGTAGATGGTAAAGCCACAGGCTGGACTGCTCACTACCAAAATGGCAAGTGGGTAGAAGAGAGTAAAAAGAAAGCGCCAGCTAAGAAAAAAGCGGCGGCTAAAAAGTAA